In Marasmius oreades isolate 03SP1 chromosome 3, whole genome shotgun sequence, a single window of DNA contains:
- a CDS encoding uncharacterized protein (BUSCO:EOG09263CG2): MSFYDLAVRDILGIYSQFKYSVPLSQWTVLASFFLYDCDTVSIKPITISTGTKCLPSSLLPSQGDALHDSHAEVLARRAAIRWLEEEIGRTSDGSYSSPWISKTKEGKYSLSKGVQLGLYVSTVPCGDASIQFLAAFQDEEMAALKNSVVRTQTDPKSPSRGRDNYSLYGVLRTKPGRADCPPTTSMSCSDKIAAWSVLGIQGAIASRLLLPVYVSAIVIGDVSPELQPVVHRDCERSFSSRLRGINALPEHYALHAPSIHFTSISFAYSRTEVCNNGLRAKGSCNECQKVLKRG, encoded by the exons ATGTCCTTTTATGACTTGGCAGTCAGAGACATTCTAGGCATTTACTCCCAGTTCAAGTATTCCGTCCCTCTTTCTCAATGGACTGTTCTCGCCTCTTTTTTCTTGTATGACTGTGATACTGTGTCCATTAAACCCATCACAATCTCCACCGGCACGAAATGTTTACCATCTTCTCTATTGCCTTCACAAGGAGACGCTCTACACGACAGTCATGCCGAGGTCCTGGCACGACGTGCTGCTATTCGTTGGCTCGAGGAGGAGATTGGGAGGACGTCGGATGGGTCATATTCAAGCCCGTGGATATCGAAAActaaagaaggaaaatacTCGCTTTCAAAGGGCGTGCAACTAGGTCTTTATGTCTCGACAGTGCCCT GCGGCGATGCTTCCATCCAGTTCTTAGCCGCCTTccaagatgaagaaatggCTGCGTTGAAGAACTCTGTTGTGCGTACTCAAACTGATCCCAAAAGTCCTTCAAGGGGTCGGGACAATTACTCTTTGTATGGGGTACTCAGGACAAAGCCCGGTCGTGCCGACTGCCCGCCAACTACCTCAATGTCGTGTAGTGATAAAATCGCAGCGTGGTCCGTCTTGGGTATACAAGGCGCCATCGCGTCGCGACTCTTACTCCCTGTCTATGTCTCTGCAATCGTGATCGGAGATGTTTCACCAGAACTTCAGCCGGTTGTCCACCGAGACTGCGAACGTTCATTTTCGAGCCGCCTTCGGGGGATTAATG CGCTGCCAGAGCATTACGCTCTTCATGCTCCATCTATTCACTTCACTTCCATTTCATTTGCGTACTCTCGAACTGAGGTATGCAATAACGGTTTACGTGCCAAAGGATCATGCAATGAGTGTCAGAAAGTCCTCAAACGCGGATAA
- a CDS encoding uncharacterized protein (BUSCO:EOG09263CG2) has translation MSFYDLAVRDILGIYSQFKYSVPLSQWTVLASFFLYDCDTVSIKPITISTGTKCLPSSLLPSQGDALHDSHAEVLARRAAIRWLEEEIGRTSDGSYSSPWISKTKEGKYSLSKGVQLGLYVSTVPCGDASIQFLAAFQDEEMAALKNSVVRTQTDPKSPSRGRDNYSLYGVLRTKPGRADCPPTTSMSCSDKIAAWSVLGIQGAIASRLLLPVYVSAIVIGDVSPELQPVVHRDCERSFSSRLRGINALPEHYALHAPSIHFTSISFAYSRTEVCNNGLRAKGSCNESVCWWADSTNNLEVLINGFKRGVSPKHRHREKARPQLSKIALFNLYLDTGCRIQPPTRSGLESYLTTKQFSFEYQSAKAALMGVTGPFSGWVKSGTDRERFDRNGQRKENDASDYFRYATYNI, from the exons ATGTCCTTTTATGACTTGGCAGTCAGAGACATTCTAGGCATTTACTCCCAGTTCAAGTATTCCGTCCCTCTTTCTCAATGGACTGTTCTCGCCTCTTTTTTCTTGTATGACTGTGATACTGTGTCCATTAAACCCATCACAATCTCCACCGGCACGAAATGTTTACCATCTTCTCTATTGCCTTCACAAGGAGACGCTCTACACGACAGTCATGCCGAGGTCCTGGCACGACGTGCTGCTATTCGTTGGCTCGAGGAGGAGATTGGGAGGACGTCGGATGGGTCATATTCAAGCCCGTGGATATCGAAAActaaagaaggaaaatacTCGCTTTCAAAGGGCGTGCAACTAGGTCTTTATGTCTCGACAGTGCCCT GCGGCGATGCTTCCATCCAGTTCTTAGCCGCCTTccaagatgaagaaatggCTGCGTTGAAGAACTCTGTTGTGCGTACTCAAACTGATCCCAAAAGTCCTTCAAGGGGTCGGGACAATTACTCTTTGTATGGGGTACTCAGGACAAAGCCCGGTCGTGCCGACTGCCCGCCAACTACCTCAATGTCGTGTAGTGATAAAATCGCAGCGTGGTCCGTCTTGGGTATACAAGGCGCCATCGCGTCGCGACTCTTACTCCCTGTCTATGTCTCTGCAATCGTGATCGGAGATGTTTCACCAGAACTTCAGCCGGTTGTCCACCGAGACTGCGAACGTTCATTTTCGAGCCGCCTTCGGGGGATTAATG CGCTGCCAGAGCATTACGCTCTTCATGCTCCATCTATTCACTTCACTTCCATTTCATTTGCGTACTCTCGAACTGAGGTATGCAATAACGGTTTACGTGCCAAAGGATCATGCAATGAGT CTGTCTGCTGGTGGGCGGACTCCACGAATAACCTTGAAGTACTTATCAACGGCTTCAAACGTGGCGTTTCTCCCAAGCATCGTCACCGCGAGAAAGCAAG ACCTCAGCTTTCCAAGATCGCTCTCTTCAACTTATATCTAGATACGGGGTGCCGTATACAACCGCCTACACGATCGGGATTGGAAAGCTATCTCACGACCAAGCAGTTTTCATTTGAATACCAGTCCGCAAAAGCCGCACTAATGGGTGTCACTGGACCATTTTCAGGATGGGTCAAGAGCGGTACCGACAGAGAACGTTTCGACAGAAATGGTCAAAGGAAGGAGAATGACGCGTCGGATTACTTTCGCTACGCGACATACAACATTTGA
- the PPP4C gene encoding Serine/threonine-protein phosphatase 4 catalytic subunit: protein MPSDLDRQIEQLTRCEPISEEEVKRLCLKAREILIEEGNVQIVDSPVTLCGDIHGQFFDLLELFRVGGYCPETNYLFMGDFVDRGFYSVETFLLLLALKVRYPERITLIRGNHESRQITQVYGFYDECQRKYGSSNVWRWCCEVFDYLALAAIVDGRVFCVHGGLSPNLQNVDQIRAIDRKQEVPHDGPMCDLLWSDPDDIVGWGLSPRGAGFLFGADITQTFAHQNAIDLIARAHQLAMEGYKLMFDKTIVTVWSAPNYCYRCGNVASILELDEHLSQEYKVFHHAPVDVRSVPAKRPPADYFL, encoded by the exons ATGCCGAGCGATCTGGATAG ACAGATTGAGCAGCTCACGCGTTGTGAACCAATATCAGAGGAGGAGGTGAAGCGGCTATGCCTTAAAGCTCGAGAAATCCTCATCgaagaaggaaatgttcAGATTGTGGACTCTCCGGTGACG TTATGTGGAGATATACACGGACAGTTTTTTGATCTACTGGAGTTATTCAGAGTCGGAGGATATTGTCCAGAAACAAACTATCTCTTCATGG GCGACTTCGTTGACCGAGGTTTCTACAGTGTCGAAACGTTTCTCTTGCTTCTCGCTTTGAAGGTGCGATATCCCGAACGAATAACGCTCATCCGGGGAAACCACGAATCACGACAAATTACGCAAGTCTATGGATTCTACGACGAatgtcagagaaaatacGGGAGCAGCAATGTCTGGCGGTGGTGCTGCGAGGTATTCGATTATCTTGCCTTGGCGGCAATCGTCGACGGAAGGGTGTTCTGTGTTCATGGAGGGCTGAGTCCTAACCTGCAAAATGTTGATCAG ATTCGAGCGATTGACAGGAAACAGGAGGTTCCCCACGACGGTCCCATGTGCGATTTACTTTGGTCAGATCCTGACG ATATTGTTGGGTGGGGCCTTTCGCCAAGGGGTGCCGGATTCCTGTTCGGTGCCGACATAACCCAAACATTCGCCCACCAAAACGCAATAGATCTGATCGCTAGAGCACATCAGCTCGCAATGGAAGGGTACAAGTTGATGTTTGACAAGACTATTGTCACGGTATGGAGCGCTCCGAATTACTGCTACCG GTGTGGCAATGTAGCCTCAATTTTGGAATTGGATGAGCATCTAAGTCAGGAATACAAAGTCTTTCATCATGCACCCGTG GATGTTCGATCTGTTCCTGCGAAGCGGCCCCCAGCAGATTACTTTCTATGA